Genomic DNA from Solanum pennellii chromosome 3, SPENNV200:
TCACTCAATTTGGTTTtataactcaaaagtcacttaACTATTGGTATTTCACTAGAAAGTCGATTAACTATTAATATTTCACTTTAAAAGTCATtcaacaaatttaattaatttactcattaaattttgttgaaatctgatttttatttcaaactatcttttaagaaataataaaatatctattttactTATTGATCCGCTGCATTATTTAActacaattttttgaaaaacgtACATTAGCAATTGACGaaaaattttgctttttccaTTCTAGCAATTGTCTTACAAGAATTAAATATGCTGGAAATTTATCCAAAAAAGAAAGGTTGGAATTGATGAAGTAATTAAAGAGTAATCAAAAAGACGCACAGCAGCAAATACCaatcttttattgttttttctttaagaaaatagtttttgaaaaattgtattcaacaaaatttaataaaataattaaaatgagtattttttttaaaaaaattagttcaaaaacaaaaattgtattccaataaaatttaatgaaagaATTAGATAAATTAGTTGAATGACTTTCTAAATAAAATACCAATAGAGTGACTTTCtgaataaaatatcaataattgagtgactttctaagtgaaatttatttcaattataaaacaaaattaaatgactTTATTCTAAATAGAAtattcaaaatgaatatatgagaTAGTATCtctaattttttcctttttcttttggtgCTGCACTTATATTCTAAAAATTCTAAACTCGTCTCTcgttataataaaaaaaactttggaTACCATATATAGAAGAACACGTGAATACAAttacaataagaaaaaattCTAAAGATTCATattctaaaagttttaaattagcTTTGATTATTCAAGTacaataagaaaataagtttaGGACCATATACAAAGAATATGTGAAGGGGGATCATATGTATgtccttttttttaatagtaatttAAAGAATGTCACGTAAAATAAGACGGAGGGTGGGGAAGGGTAGATGACAGACCAATTATAGTAACACAAATAATTCTTGTTGAGGATTTAAAGATATATAGAAGAAGAATATGGTGgataaagaataagtacccaCAAATGTGGCCCATTAACATATTATGCCAGCTGCGAAGAAATTTCCAGTCCACTAAATTCACAAATCTACGTGTGATTGAGAGTGACAGCAACACAACCACACAAGAAACGAAACCGGACCTATACATACACAAATACAAAGATATCTTTCGCCTATCATAAAAAACTGATTCATTAAAAAACGCAAGATCTAATATATTTCCTTCAATGAAAAGGTAAGTTTTATATGATAACAACCCGAGATGGACAACTAATTATAAGTGTTCGGTTCTTCAATTCATAATACGTGGATAGCTACtgatttcataattttctttttataatatgtggacttctttttctttataataagTGGATAGCtaataatattatgattttctttATAAGAATATAATTGGAAAAGCTTATCGACATGTACTTGATATGTGCTTGGTACAAAAAACCAAAAGCTTATCTATCTATGTGTGGTGTTGACTTCTTTCATTTGACCCTCTTTTATTTTGAGgttttgttgttttatattcACTTCATTTACTATCAAGCCCAAGTTATATATACAGCGttgtttaaaatttgaataattccaataaaaaaatatttattggtATTTGATTCGATAATGGTGCGTGTGAAATAATTCTGATAATTTTGTAGGTTCATTTTGTTTTACTACTCAAGTTGTACAATCAAAGCATAATAAGGTTCTTTGTATTCTTTCTATTTAAATTCCCCTAGTATTCTGAATTCAGTAAAAAACTTAACACAAGTATCAAAGAAGATATATGCATGTTCTTATGCTATGCAAATAGAGAAGACCAATCCCCTTGAAATTACAAGGTTCACATGTACTAGAACAAAAAATGGAACAGTAGTTTTTGTTATTACAGGGAAATACACAACAATGATGACACATTGATTGAAAAACAAAGCTGAATAAGAGAGCCTTTGGATAATTAGCTATCTCCTTAAAGATAAGATTCCATTTCCTATCATTATTGTTGGGAAGATAGCAGTGACATTTGATTGATCTAACAGCAAAAAAGCTTCTAAATTTAGAGTCGGGACGATTCAATAGGATGATACATGACAATATTATTATAGGCATCAAGAGTCAGAAAATCATCCAAGACTGGTGCAGTGCACTGCCTTGTGAATAATTTGCAGGCTTCCTTGTACATTCCCTTGTTGAATTTATCCTTTCCAACTTCTCTCTCAATCCTAGCCATTTCTTCTTCAACCACTCTCCCAAATAGGTCTAAGTTTACTTTCACTCCAAGTCCATCTCCATCCAATTCCACTCCATATTTCAGCCACTGCCAATTCTGAACTCGGCTAATCTCAGCTGTGGCAGCATCCTCCATGAGGTTGTAGAGTGGAACAGAACCAGCCCCTGTCAGCCAAGCTGCCAAGTACTGAATTCCCACTCGGGTGTTCAGCCGGAGGCCCTCCATGGTTCGAACTCCTCTTGGACTCTGCAGCAGGTCTTCTTCAATTAGTTCGGATGCATCTTGGCGCTTCATGGAATGGATTTGATTAGGAGCATTGACCATGTTGTTGGTAAAAACTTCCATGCAGGCTGGAATTAGGCCAGGGTGAGCTGCCCATGTTCCATCATGCCCTGCCTTCACTTCTCTCAGCTTATCTTTCCTTACAAGTTCCAATGCTGCCTCGTTAGCTGCTGGATCATCTCTGATTGGAATTTGAGCTGCCTGTTTCAAGGGTACAACAAAGTCATTATGCATTAAATTTATCATGTAACAAAAATGATTACAAATTAACCTAATGCATGCTAATGCTTCCTTGTCCATTTAGTAGGCATTCATGTCATTTTATTGAGATCATAgtcttagaaataaaaatatgtaaagtTAATAGATAATCCATTAATACTGCCTTAGTTCGGGTTGGTTCCTGTAACTcagaaacataaaatttatatcgTTAGTAATCACGAATCTACATGCCGCGGTGAACTAAAAGAACATGTTGATATTGGCATACCATGCCTCCCATTGCATGGACACCACGCTTATGACAGGTGTGGATGAGCAGGTCGGAGTAACTCCTCAGTAAGTGTTGAGCCATCCCAACTTGAACTCTATCAGGGAGCAATCGATCAGGGTGACCCTGGAAAGTCTTGACATAGCTGAAAATGTAATCCCATCTACCACAGTTGAGGCCAACAGAATGGTCCCTCAGTTCATACAAGATTTCATTCATCTGAAACACTGCTGGAAGTGTTTCAATGAGGACAGTGGCCCTAATGCTTCCTCTCTCAATTCCAGCCCATCTCTCTGCCCTCCCAAACACATTATTCCATATTCTAGCTTCCCTGTCCAAACAAAACAGGAATTGCTAAAGTCTCTTGGAATATAATTCTCAAATTAACTAACAAGAACACAACTAACCTAGAATGTTCCATTTTGGGTAGATAGAAAAAGGGTCCAAATCCTTGTCCTTGGACCTTGCGGAAGTTGGCATAGTTGTGGAAAAAGTAGAGGCCAAAATCGACAAGGCAACCCGTGGCAGGTTCACCATCAATGAAGATGTGAGCTTCTGGCAAATGCCACCCTCTTGGGCGCACAAACAACTTAGCTGTCTGATCATTCAGTTTATACAATTTGTTTCTAGCTTGATCATGGAATGTTATAGTTCTATTTACTGCATCCCTCAAATTTACATGGCCTCTCATTAAATTCTCCCAGCTTGGTGACAGTGCATCTTCAAAGTCAGCCTGTGAAACATTATATCAGTCAAGTCTATGAATTATAACTGTATGGTGAAAGGACATGTTTATATTTCATACATAATGTATTACAAGTATTTTAGCTCGTTATAACAGGTAACTTAGCTTACTTTACACTGTTGtcaatatatagaaattaaacTCGTGTAATCGTACCATGAAAACTTTGGCACCAGAATTGAGGGCATTGATGACCATCTTCCTCTCAACTGGTCCAGTAATCTCCACCCTCCGATCAGCCACCGCCGCTGGCACAGGAGCACACACCCATTCTCCTTCCCTAATATATTTGGTTGCCGGATCAAAACCCGGCAAACCTCCATTATTATACCTCATTTTGGCCTCTCTCCTGCACTCCATAGCATACTTAATATGATTTCTGAATTCCCTCTGCAAATCAGTTACAAATTGCAAAGCATCCCTAGTTAAAATCTTAGAAAATTCAGTATCATATCTTCCTCTAATGTCCACTCCTTCAGGTACATCATAACCCATAATTCCACTCTTCTTTCTTTGTAATTTCAACAAACACTTTGCAGCAGGCTGCAATACAAGAGCTATAGATTGGTGAAATTTATAGTATGTGGATATCTACTGATTTCATTAACTTTCTATAATAATCATACAAGAGATCAAATTTCACTTAATGCATTTTTTGGGTGCATTCATATTCTAAACATCTAAATTAGTCTCAAATTGTTCAATTACGGTAAAGAAAAGAAGTTTGGAAATCATATATATAGAATAACATGTGAATCAAATTACAGTAAGAAAATAAGTCCGGATATTCGTATtctaaaaattctaaattattcTAGATTAGCCCCTGACTATAGTAAGAAAAATAAGCCTGATGTCTATATGTAGAGAACATGTGAATCGGGACATGTCAATCCAattatgttaagaaataaaataaacgtttgtaaatattataaatatccTAAAAAGAATAAGAAGTATCTTTTAGAATTAATCTAATTAACTTGAgcaaaagaatttattatatgattttactaGCTTTATCTGCAGAGATTTGAAGGGAATATGTCATTTATTGCCTATTGAATGTGCATTATTTGCACGGTTTGGACCTCTCTCTCCTTTGTTAACTCTGAGTAGTACTTTTGTTTGGTAAAATATTTGCGAGGACAATGTCatagttcaaatatttaaataaaatttaactgaCAAATTTAAGGATTATCGATATGTCAAACCTCCTAATTATACTATGAATCTCATGCAACACATAATGATCAAGTTATGATGGATCAGCTGAATAAATTACCCACTTACAATGGTTTTTTCATCTAGACTTTGCATGAAACTATTTGAATTTGAGTTCAAACAAATCCAAAAGTCCCTACtattcctttatttattttagttcgCTAATACCTGCTTTGAAATTCGATTAATTCAATCCGCGCTGGAAAATTTCAGTTGTTAAAACACTACCTAACCAAGGATATTCATTGTTTCTTTCTGTTTAAAAGACCCTGGTATCCTGAATTCACTGAAAAAAGATATATGCATGTGCTTATGCTATTCACATGTAAAAGACAAAAGCCCTTGAAATTAAAAGATTCAACTTCACATGTACTAGAAAAGTATAACAAAAATGAACAGTTGTCTTTATTATTACAGAGAAAGACATAACACTGATGACAGATGAATTAAAAAGCACAGCTGAATAAAAGGGCCTTAGAATAATTAGCTATCTCCTTAAAGGTGAAATTCCATTTCGTACCATTATTGTTGAGAAGATAGCAGTAGTCACAACACAAAGCCACCTGATTGATCTCACAGCATAAGCTGCGAAATTTAGAGCCGGGACGACCCAATAGGATGATACATGACAATGTTATTATAGGCATCAAGAGTCAGAAAATCATCCAAGACTGGTGCAGTGCATTGCCTTGTGAATAGTTTGCAGGCCTCCTTATACATTCCCTTCTTGAACTTCTCCTTTCCAACTTCTCTCTCAATCCTAGCCATTTCTTCTTCAACCACTCTTCCAAACAGATCTAAGTTCACTTTCACCCCAAGTCCATCTCCATCCAATTCCACTCCATATTTCAGCCACTGCCAGTTCTGGACTCGGCTAATCTCAGCTGTGGCAGCATCCTCCATGAGGTTGTAGAGTGGAACAGAACCAGCCCCTGTCAGCCAAGCTGCCAAGTACTGAATTCCCACTCGGGTGTTCAGCCGGAGGCCCTCCATGGTTCGGAACCCTCTTGGACTCTGCAGTAGGTCTTCTTCAATTAGGACCGATGCATCTAGGCGCTTCATGGAATTGATTTGGTTAGGAGCATTGGCCATGTTGTTGGTGAAGACTTCCATGCAGGCTGGAATTAA
This window encodes:
- the LOC107015269 gene encoding malate synthase, glyoxysomal, whose amino-acid sequence is MGYDVPEGVDIRGRYDTEFSKILTRDALQFVTDLQREFRNHIKYAMECRREAKMRYNNGGLPGFDPATKYIREGEWVCAPVPAAVADRRVEITGPVERKMVINALNSGAKVFMADFEDALSPSWENLMRGHVNLRDAVNRTITFHDQARNKLYKLNDQTAKLFVRPRGWHLPEAHIFIDGEPATGCLVDFGLYFFHNYANFRKVQGQGFGPFFYLPKMEHSREARIWNNVFGRAERWAGIERGSIRATVLIETLPAVFQMNEILYELRDHSVGLNCGRWDYIFSYVKTFQGHPDRLLPDRVQVGMAQHLLRSYSDLLIHTCHKRGVHAMGGMAAQIPIRDDPAANEAALELVRKDKLREVKAGHDGTWAAHPGLIPACMEVFTNNMVNAPNQIHSMKRQDASELIEEDLLQSPRGVRTMEGLRLNTRVGIQYLAAWLTGAGSVPLYNLMEDAATAEISRVQNWQWLKYGVELDGDGLGVKVNLDLFGRVVEEEMARIEREVGKDKFNKGMYKEACKLFTRQCTAPVLDDFLTLDAYNNIVMYHPIESSRL